In Caldisericum sp., the genomic stretch AGAAGCAGTGGAAAGTGATTTTCAAAAGGAAAAATACTCTATTAAAAAAGAAATAGTGCAGAATCTTATGGTAATTTGGCATAACGGCATAATAAGACAGTTAACAAACCTACCTGTGGATTACAGGATAGAATTCTGGATTTACAAGTATTTACCAGAGATTAGAAAGGAGCAGAAAACATCTGTTGAAGAGGATTTAAAAATTGCTATAAGTGGACTTTCTAAAGAAGTCAGGGCTTTTACTCCAGGCACAATTTTCGTCGCCTCACTTGCGATGAGCTATGCTTTTACAAAGGGAATGGATTTGCTCTTAGGGACCAATTATTTGGAACACTATTCTGACATTCTAATCAAACAAAAAGGCGAGTCTCTTTACCAATTCTTAGCCCCTGAGGATTTAGGTTATTTACAGGATATAGAGATAATTAATTCTTGGGCTGAGGTACTTGGCATAAGGGACTGGTTTACTTGGGTCCCATTTAATGCTATTCCAAATAACTACGAGAATGAAACTTTATAGGAGGCAAGAATGCAGTTATTTCAAGGCAAAGGTGGAGATTTCATAGAACTCGCATTTGGTAATTACTTGCACGATATACTGGTAAAAATGTACCGAGAAGTCTTCGGTATGAATCCAACTGAGTCAGAGGCAAACGCTTGGAAGTACTCCCTTAAAGCAGTTGCAAATTCAATGCATTCTAGACGTTTAACCGATACCGGAGTTGTAGTAGAATACAGACTTCCTTATTCAGATCGAAGAATAGATGTAATAATTATGGGGGAGGATGGCAAAAAAGAAAATGCTGTTATTGTAGAACTTAAGCAGTGGGAAAAAGCATATAACATTGGAATTAAAGAAATGGTTCAATTATTCCCCACAGAAATTCACCTTCATCCCTCAGCTCAAGCAAGAGGTTACGCTGATTACTTAAGGGATAATGTGACTGCATTTTACGAGGAGCCAAATCAAATAAGCCTTTATTCATGTAGTTATCTTCATAATGCAAAAAGTAATTCATGTGGCGATCTTCTTGACGAATTTTACATAGATGTACTAAAAGAGAGTCCTCTCTTTACGGGCGATATGAAAGATGAGTTTGAAGATTATATTGAAAGTAAGGTCTACAAGGGAAATGGCGAAAAAATCCTTAGAAAGTTTATTTCAAGTAAAGTAAGACCTAGCCCAAAATTGCTTGAGCATGCTGCAGAGATGATACAAGGGAACCCAGTATTTACTCTTATTGATGAACAAAAAGAAGCTTTCAATATAGTCTATTCTAAAGTAAAACAAAGCAACATAAACGGTAAAAAAACTGTGGTAATCGTTACGGGAGGTCCTGGCACTGGAAAAAGTGTCATAGCTGTACAATTACTTGCATCGCTTGGGAAAGAAGGATACAATGTCGTTCATTGCACAGGATCAACTGCTTTTACCACAACTCTTAGGGCACAAGTTGGTAGAAGAGCGTCCTCTCTTTTTAAATACTTTAATAGCTTTTCTGGTTTAAAGGAAAATACTTTTGATGTATTGATTGCTGACGAAGCTCATAGAATTAGAGAATCAAGCAATAGCTACTATACTCCAAAAGATAGGAAATCTACAAAGCCTCAAATTGAAGAGCTAATAGATGTCGCAAAAGTAGGGGTTTTTCTACTTGATCGGAATCAGAATGTCAGACCAAATGAAATTGGAACTCCAGAGCTTATTGAAAGGTTTGCGAAAGAAAAAAATGCAGAAATTTTCAAAATTGACCTAAGTATTCAGTTCAGATGTTCTGGATCAAGTGCTTATATTGATTGGTTAGATTATGTGTTAAAAATTGGCGGACAACCCAACCTCTCATGGAGGTTGAATAATGAGTATGAGTTTAGGATAGTTGATAGTCCAGAGGAGCTTGAGGCAATGATAAAAGAAAAGGCAAGACAAGG encodes the following:
- a CDS encoding DUF2075 domain-containing protein — translated: MQLFQGKGGDFIELAFGNYLHDILVKMYREVFGMNPTESEANAWKYSLKAVANSMHSRRLTDTGVVVEYRLPYSDRRIDVIIMGEDGKKENAVIVELKQWEKAYNIGIKEMVQLFPTEIHLHPSAQARGYADYLRDNVTAFYEEPNQISLYSCSYLHNAKSNSCGDLLDEFYIDVLKESPLFTGDMKDEFEDYIESKVYKGNGEKILRKFISSKVRPSPKLLEHAAEMIQGNPVFTLIDEQKEAFNIVYSKVKQSNINGKKTVVIVTGGPGTGKSVIAVQLLASLGKEGYNVVHCTGSTAFTTTLRAQVGRRASSLFKYFNSFSGLKENTFDVLIADEAHRIRESSNSYYTPKDRKSTKPQIEELIDVAKVGVFLLDRNQNVRPNEIGTPELIERFAKEKNAEIFKIDLSIQFRCSGSSAYIDWLDYVLKIGGQPNLSWRLNNEYEFRIVDSPEELEAMIKEKARQGNTARIVAGFCWKWSDPKPDGTLVHDVSIGSWSKPWNRKREGSYTPQNDPYYIWATQKEGLEQVGCIYSAQGFEFDYCGVIFGNDIVWDEKANNWVGKKENSFDSVVKREKNNFERLILNAYKVLLSRGIKGTYVYFLDHATRKHFEDMLKG